The following proteins are co-located in the Acidicapsa acidisoli genome:
- a CDS encoding ATP-dependent nuclease — protein MQQADLAVEGNPAVQGVQNAVNSTYLDDLSFSGDPLNATLGLGAKGSFDQLLERLELYLNPPPGQTQRLTRGLGYNNLLFMAAELLLLQSHSDEIPYLLIEEPEAHLHPQHQTLFMQMLETRAAPVPEGQEGQRVQILLSTHSPHLAASADLESMVMIVGHKAFPLGKHHTKLKDGDYAFLRRFLDATKANLFFARGLIIVEGDAENILLPSIAKKIGKSFGKFGVSVVNVGHRGLFRYSRILQRADGMRMPLQVALLPDRDIPPDTAKALVGDRLTQGDWGNAEIAKHMAALVKDEGGAVKVFPSEQWTLEFDLARTNAFAIFVHQAIQVAKGRRNKTDAEVAVEAQAEVIALRADDSKSADDVAVFIFEPLFKKQVSKAMVAEQLAALIDALPDTAAEFRAKLPTYIVNAIDHVTTFDKAESVREEAPAPKAEVAAS, from the coding sequence ATGCAGCAGGCCGACCTGGCGGTCGAAGGTAATCCGGCTGTTCAGGGCGTGCAAAACGCCGTCAACTCGACATATCTTGACGATCTGTCTTTTTCCGGCGATCCGCTGAACGCCACTCTGGGTCTTGGCGCGAAGGGCTCATTCGACCAGCTTCTTGAGAGGCTCGAATTGTATCTGAATCCTCCACCCGGTCAGACACAACGGCTGACGCGGGGATTAGGTTATAACAATCTCCTCTTCATGGCGGCCGAATTGCTTCTCCTCCAGTCCCACTCCGATGAGATTCCCTATCTGCTGATTGAAGAGCCCGAAGCACATCTTCATCCGCAACATCAAACGCTCTTTATGCAGATGCTGGAGACGCGTGCTGCACCCGTACCGGAAGGTCAGGAAGGCCAACGGGTTCAAATTCTCTTAAGCACGCACAGTCCGCATCTCGCTGCAAGTGCGGACCTCGAATCCATGGTGATGATTGTCGGACACAAGGCCTTTCCCCTCGGCAAGCACCACACAAAACTGAAAGATGGCGACTACGCATTTCTTCGCCGGTTTCTCGATGCCACAAAGGCCAATCTCTTTTTTGCGCGCGGGCTGATCATCGTCGAAGGCGATGCGGAGAATATCCTGCTCCCTTCGATTGCCAAGAAAATCGGCAAGTCGTTTGGAAAGTTCGGCGTTTCTGTCGTCAATGTCGGTCACCGTGGTCTGTTTCGCTATAGCCGTATTCTGCAGAGAGCAGACGGCATGCGGATGCCGCTACAGGTTGCCCTCTTGCCTGACCGTGACATACCGCCAGACACTGCCAAGGCGTTGGTGGGTGATCGGCTGACTCAAGGCGATTGGGGGAATGCCGAAATCGCAAAACATATGGCGGCGCTTGTGAAGGATGAAGGTGGTGCCGTCAAGGTGTTTCCGTCTGAACAGTGGACTCTTGAGTTCGATTTGGCGCGGACAAATGCTTTTGCGATTTTCGTTCATCAAGCCATTCAGGTTGCAAAAGGAAGGCGCAACAAGACCGATGCGGAAGTGGCAGTGGAGGCACAAGCTGAGGTTATCGCACTTCGGGCGGATGACAGCAAGAGTGCCGACGACGTTGCCGTCTTCATCTTCGAACCGCTGTTTAAGAAGCAAGTTTCTAAAGCGATGGTTGCAGAGCAGCTGGCGGCCTTAATTGACGCGTTGCCCGACACGGCGGCTGAATTCAGAGCCAAGCTCCCGACGTATATCGTCAATGCAATCGACCATGTCACGACTTTCGACAAAGCCGAGTCCGTAAGAGAAGAGGCACCTGCCCCTAAAGCGGAGGTGGCAGCATCATGA
- a CDS encoding UvrD-helicase domain-containing protein has product MINIPPLTPELLDELGNELGGCTFTGEDQKAFLSSNQSCDVQAAPGNGKTTLLVAKLALLSRCWTSRSQGVSVISHTNTAREEVEKKLFTHPAASSFLAYPHFIGTVTAFIDRFIALPYLRGLGWSVQRIDDDVFASVAGSRWKSKPTLTNISRANKGKNAHSVTAWVCGMDLASDFVCAVDARPTRLAIRDKGNRQPGPHTKSGAELEELKAEIGNDGFYRFADMTAIALQAIDKCPTLLDRVRRRFPLVLLDEAQDTNGAQLELLDRLFSQGVAYQKLGDQNQTLYEDAALSPNQYWRAGHTVISLNQTRRFGGEIAAFASRLTVRSTQQIEGLAGIPCRRSLILFDRASIARVLPVYASEVRAHWGQSLGSKHKIWAVASRHNPSKDTTGDWPKTLMDYCPHYRSSKGRTSRHDTLCGPLREMSLLSERSSPLPEIVDLFTTGVVDLLRHQGILDPAGNRIGKRNLWTVLASRDRQLPLRLRRLMRDRILFGNAAWCADGWKQFCRDLNAILGISQPLTTLAVSFLAFVPESAAEQGTQTPQRSRAVFVHDDIPVQLGSIHSVKGKTVDSILVLETEVWRGQARDMRAMDVGTVLPHVLGIEDRDFNGSVAHLAAATNIFVAATRARQLLALALRKEAVSQIHLEAAHNQGWQILDTTEVVLNRAATPPPMA; this is encoded by the coding sequence ATGATCAACATCCCGCCACTGACTCCGGAGTTGCTGGACGAGCTTGGTAATGAGCTTGGTGGATGCACGTTTACCGGCGAAGACCAAAAGGCATTTCTGTCTTCCAATCAATCCTGCGATGTGCAGGCCGCGCCAGGAAACGGCAAAACAACCTTGCTTGTTGCGAAGCTCGCTTTGCTTTCGCGATGCTGGACATCACGGTCTCAGGGCGTCTCCGTCATATCTCACACGAATACCGCTCGTGAGGAAGTCGAAAAGAAGCTTTTCACCCACCCTGCAGCATCGTCTTTTCTTGCCTATCCGCATTTCATCGGCACGGTAACGGCCTTCATTGATCGGTTCATCGCGCTTCCCTACCTTCGCGGATTAGGCTGGTCAGTGCAGCGCATAGATGACGATGTGTTCGCTTCGGTTGCGGGTTCAAGGTGGAAATCAAAGCCGACTCTCACAAACATCTCGCGTGCAAATAAGGGGAAAAATGCACATTCTGTGACAGCATGGGTTTGCGGTATGGACCTGGCAAGTGATTTCGTCTGTGCGGTGGATGCCAGACCAACACGACTTGCAATAAGGGACAAGGGAAACCGCCAGCCCGGACCGCACACGAAGTCGGGCGCAGAGCTTGAAGAGCTGAAAGCTGAAATCGGAAACGACGGATTCTATCGGTTCGCTGATATGACAGCCATCGCGCTTCAAGCCATTGACAAATGTCCCACACTCCTGGATCGAGTCCGCAGACGCTTCCCCCTCGTCCTCCTGGACGAGGCTCAGGACACGAACGGGGCGCAACTGGAATTGCTCGACCGTCTCTTCAGTCAAGGTGTTGCCTATCAGAAACTGGGTGACCAGAATCAGACCCTTTACGAAGACGCCGCCCTTTCCCCGAACCAATACTGGAGAGCGGGCCACACTGTAATATCACTGAACCAAACCAGGCGTTTTGGCGGAGAAATTGCCGCATTTGCCAGCCGGCTGACCGTTCGGTCCACTCAACAGATCGAAGGCCTGGCTGGGATTCCATGCCGCCGCAGCCTTATTTTGTTCGACCGTGCATCCATCGCTCGGGTGCTTCCCGTATATGCCAGTGAGGTACGCGCTCACTGGGGTCAAAGCCTCGGATCAAAACACAAGATATGGGCGGTAGCCTCTCGCCACAATCCGTCGAAGGACACGACGGGCGATTGGCCGAAGACCCTTATGGATTACTGTCCGCATTACCGAAGCAGCAAGGGCCGAACCAGCCGTCACGATACCCTTTGTGGTCCGCTGCGCGAGATGTCTCTCTTGTCGGAACGTTCTTCCCCTTTGCCGGAAATCGTCGATTTGTTCACAACGGGAGTGGTCGATCTTTTGCGGCATCAAGGCATCCTGGACCCTGCAGGGAACCGGATTGGCAAGCGAAACCTTTGGACTGTTCTTGCCTCTCGTGATCGACAGCTCCCTCTGCGCCTTCGACGGCTCATGCGGGATCGGATTCTCTTTGGTAATGCAGCTTGGTGCGCTGACGGATGGAAACAGTTCTGCCGTGATCTCAACGCAATCCTCGGAATCAGTCAACCACTGACAACGCTTGCCGTGAGCTTCTTAGCCTTCGTTCCAGAATCTGCGGCTGAGCAAGGAACGCAAACGCCGCAGCGCTCCCGGGCGGTTTTCGTTCATGATGACATTCCAGTCCAGCTCGGATCGATCCACTCCGTCAAAGGCAAGACGGTTGATTCAATTCTGGTTCTTGAAACGGAAGTGTGGCGGGGACAAGCACGCGACATGCGCGCAATGGATGTCGGCACGGTGTTGCCGCATGTGCTCGGGATAGAAGATCGCGACTTTAACGGCAGCGTCGCGCACCTTGCAGCCGCAACCAACATATTTGTCGCGGCAACACGCGCAAGGCAGCTCCTCGCATTGGCGCTTCGCAAAGAAGCCGTGTCGCAAATCCATCTTGAAGCAGCTCACAATCAAGGATGGCAGATTCTCGATACGACAGAAGTTGTTCTCAACCGCGCCGCAACACCACCGCCGATGGCATGA
- a CDS encoding very short patch repair endonuclease has protein sequence MADVHSPEQRSRNMAAIKGRNTKPEMRVRSILHALGYRYRLHRKDLPGKPDIVLPKHRTVIFVHGCFWHCHECRWGSVIPKTRAEFWKEKRGGNVARDEKHRAALEAAGWHVVTIWECQSRSEEGLRMLLTSELVASQAGRDK, from the coding sequence GTGGCAGATGTTCACAGTCCTGAACAGCGCAGCCGTAACATGGCTGCGATAAAAGGCCGAAATACAAAACCCGAAATGCGGGTCCGCTCGATCCTTCACGCTCTTGGATACCGATACCGCCTTCACAGAAAAGACCTGCCGGGAAAGCCCGATATTGTTCTTCCGAAACACCGCACCGTTATTTTCGTGCACGGCTGCTTCTGGCACTGTCACGAATGCCGATGGGGCAGCGTCATTCCGAAAACGCGGGCTGAATTCTGGAAGGAAAAACGCGGTGGAAACGTAGCTCGCGACGAAAAGCACAGGGCCGCGCTCGAAGCTGCAGGCTGGCACGTCGTCACAATCTGGGAATGTCAGTCAAGGTCGGAGGAAGGTCTGCGGATGCTTCTGACTTCGGAACTCGTCGCCTCACAGGCCGGCCGCGATAAGTGA
- a CDS encoding type II restriction endonuclease: MKTLSAVEADPSRSHQHEFNGANPLMKVFGAATEKQRYEALYIYLSDGDDEPVVAKGNLTWYDARLNHATRTEHRLYFPTNQVSMVAAEGDLLVVARRPDNSVLVVIAQGGSTIASQVQWLFGVHVEHKGFSVREELETEQDRIHFASAFILEQLGIEPDDPVAAENYLDTMLAKFNGKLPATNLFSAYARETVPELDPVADPDGALLGWMEREEILFRTMEKHLLGDRLQKGFADDVDGFLAFSLAVQNRRKSRSGHALENHLQVIFNSNKVRYERGVATEGKAKPDFLFPGSKEYRDAAYDAALLTMLGAKTTCKDRWRQVLAEAKRIEHKHLLTLEAAISSHQTDQMREHKLQLVIPRGLHETFTPAQRQTLLTVADFTAMVKEREGRSGVA; encoded by the coding sequence ATGAAGACGCTCAGTGCCGTCGAAGCGGACCCAAGTCGCAGCCATCAGCATGAGTTCAACGGTGCTAATCCGTTGATGAAGGTTTTCGGCGCAGCGACAGAAAAACAGCGGTATGAGGCTCTGTACATTTACCTGAGCGACGGCGATGATGAACCCGTAGTCGCAAAGGGAAACCTGACATGGTATGACGCGCGGCTGAACCATGCAACGCGCACCGAACACCGCCTGTACTTTCCCACAAATCAGGTGTCGATGGTGGCGGCTGAAGGTGATCTGCTCGTAGTCGCGCGGCGGCCGGACAATTCAGTCCTGGTTGTGATCGCACAGGGCGGCTCCACAATTGCCAGCCAGGTTCAATGGTTGTTTGGCGTCCACGTTGAACATAAAGGATTTTCCGTTCGTGAGGAACTGGAAACAGAACAGGACCGAATTCATTTCGCGTCAGCCTTTATCCTGGAGCAGCTTGGGATCGAGCCTGACGATCCTGTCGCCGCCGAGAATTATCTCGACACGATGCTGGCGAAATTCAACGGCAAGCTGCCGGCGACCAATCTTTTTTCGGCCTACGCCCGCGAAACGGTCCCGGAGCTTGATCCCGTGGCCGACCCTGACGGCGCATTGCTGGGATGGATGGAACGGGAGGAGATCCTTTTCCGCACGATGGAAAAGCATCTCCTGGGTGATCGACTGCAAAAGGGCTTTGCCGACGATGTTGACGGTTTCCTTGCCTTCTCTCTTGCTGTCCAAAACCGGCGTAAAAGCCGGTCGGGGCACGCACTGGAAAATCATCTTCAGGTAATCTTCAACTCCAACAAGGTGCGCTATGAGCGCGGTGTAGCGACCGAAGGAAAGGCCAAACCGGACTTCCTTTTCCCCGGATCAAAGGAGTACAGGGATGCAGCTTACGACGCCGCTCTGCTTACAATGCTGGGGGCCAAGACTACCTGCAAGGACCGCTGGCGTCAGGTCCTCGCGGAAGCAAAGCGCATCGAACATAAACACCTGCTGACGCTCGAAGCGGCTATCAGCAGCCACCAGACAGACCAGATGCGGGAACACAAGCTCCAGCTGGTTATTCCACGCGGCCTTCACGAGACATTTACGCCGGCACAACGACAGACGCTGCTCACCGTTGCTGACTTCACCGCGATGGTCAAAGAACGAGAAGGCCGCTCCGGGGTGGCCTGA
- the dcm gene encoding DNA (cytosine-5-)-methyltransferase, whose product MPSESFSNLPTESLALLAQVRQRMTQREIGEHLQVDPKTVGRWERRETDCPKYVQAALREMLPMRGRSEAPSSFTFIDLFAGIGGIRRGFESAGGRCIFTSEWNEWSKKTYRLNFPSDEHEIDGDITQVDAADIPDHDVLLAGFPCQPFSIAGVSKKNALGRPHGFECTTQGTLFFDVARIIAEKKPKAFLLENVKNLVSHDGGNTFRVIKETLARELGYHVQAKVIDGQSFTPQHRERILIVGFREATGFSFDDFQKPAKGPLLGSILHPEDGSEEAEAPFTTGPLAKVHSKYVLTEKLWEYLKGYAAKHKAAGNGFGFGLVTPEMTTRTLSARYYKDGSEILVSRGGKKRPRRLTPRECARLMGFDSPTGNKFIIPVSDTQAYKQFGNSVVVPVIAEVARLMAPHIRILQRYEQTGILELPLFADAS is encoded by the coding sequence ATGCCCAGCGAATCTTTCTCGAATCTCCCTACCGAATCCCTGGCGCTCTTAGCCCAGGTACGCCAGCGCATGACACAACGCGAGATTGGGGAACACCTCCAGGTTGACCCCAAGACTGTGGGACGCTGGGAACGGCGCGAAACCGATTGCCCCAAATACGTCCAGGCGGCCCTGCGCGAGATGCTTCCGATGCGCGGCCGCAGCGAAGCTCCGAGCAGTTTTACCTTCATAGATTTATTCGCCGGCATTGGCGGCATTCGGAGGGGTTTTGAAAGCGCGGGCGGACGCTGCATTTTCACGAGTGAGTGGAATGAATGGTCAAAGAAAACCTACCGCCTGAATTTTCCGAGTGACGAGCATGAAATTGACGGCGATATTACGCAGGTCGATGCGGCCGACATTCCAGACCACGACGTTCTACTAGCGGGTTTTCCCTGCCAGCCATTTTCCATCGCCGGCGTAAGCAAAAAAAACGCGCTCGGCCGGCCGCACGGATTTGAATGCACAACGCAGGGAACGCTTTTCTTCGATGTGGCTCGCATCATCGCCGAGAAAAAACCGAAAGCATTTCTGCTTGAGAACGTAAAGAACCTGGTGAGCCACGACGGCGGCAATACGTTCCGCGTCATAAAGGAAACGCTCGCCAGGGAATTGGGTTACCACGTCCAGGCGAAAGTCATAGACGGCCAGAGTTTCACGCCGCAGCATCGAGAGCGCATCCTGATTGTGGGCTTCCGGGAAGCCACCGGTTTCAGCTTTGATGATTTCCAAAAACCGGCGAAGGGGCCGCTCCTGGGTTCGATCCTTCACCCTGAAGACGGCTCGGAAGAGGCAGAAGCGCCATTCACGACTGGCCCGCTGGCAAAGGTTCATTCCAAATATGTGCTGACGGAAAAATTGTGGGAGTACCTCAAGGGTTACGCTGCAAAGCATAAGGCTGCCGGCAACGGATTCGGATTTGGTTTGGTCACGCCCGAAATGACCACCAGGACACTCAGCGCCCGCTACTACAAGGACGGCTCCGAAATTCTCGTCAGTCGTGGCGGCAAGAAACGCCCGCGCCGACTCACCCCCAGGGAATGCGCCCGCCTGATGGGGTTCGACAGTCCGACCGGGAACAAATTCATCATTCCCGTCTCGGACACCCAGGCATACAAGCAGTTTGGAAATAGCGTCGTCGTGCCGGTGATCGCAGAAGTCGCGCGGCTCATGGCTCCTCATATCCGTATCCTGCAACGATACGAACAAACGGGAATCCTGGAATTGCCGCTGTTCGCGGATGCGAGCTAG
- a CDS encoding tyrosine-type recombinase/integrase, producing MHDQENQQNYAVLGGKAYVFKRDDSKYWQAATYLNGKNFRYSTKEEQLHNAIQFAEDWYISLRGKAELGILPLPQTLELQEEAVKEKTFREVADQFMKEYSIITEGQRSPRWVEGHTIRLRIHLLPFFGDLPISAVSSGKVQQYRVSRMTPRQEKNPHSKDNRRFKPTLPAHKTLHNEIVTLRLVLKSAMRQGWLAGLPDLSPPFRKQGKVSHRPWFSPAEYKQLYTATRAYALKAPRHIKWSAEQVHDFVLIMANTGLRPDEAMNLQHRDVEIVHDEDTNETILHIEVRGKRGVGYCKSTANAVTPYKRLLNRPKPSFLNQESEETKPDKNKKPALPQPEDPLFPSNHIKLFNNLLNRKKLKFDRDNQPRTAYSLRHTYICMRLTEGADIYQISKNCRTSVEMIEKHYAAHIKTLLDAGLINTRKAKKAKKTNKAKKLKKANAEETVEHEDL from the coding sequence ATGCACGATCAAGAGAATCAACAGAACTATGCCGTCCTCGGTGGCAAAGCCTATGTGTTCAAGCGCGACGACAGTAAGTACTGGCAGGCCGCCACATATCTCAATGGCAAAAACTTCCGTTATAGCACGAAGGAAGAGCAGCTTCACAATGCCATACAGTTTGCAGAGGACTGGTACATTTCGCTTCGAGGCAAGGCCGAATTAGGCATCCTGCCATTGCCGCAAACGCTTGAGTTGCAGGAGGAGGCGGTTAAAGAAAAGACCTTCCGCGAAGTCGCGGATCAATTCATGAAGGAATATAGCATTATCACCGAGGGCCAAAGGAGCCCTCGGTGGGTGGAAGGCCACACCATCCGCTTACGTATCCACCTTCTGCCTTTCTTCGGCGATTTGCCGATTTCGGCGGTAAGCTCGGGCAAGGTCCAGCAATACCGTGTATCCCGCATGACGCCCCGCCAAGAGAAAAACCCCCATTCGAAAGATAATCGGCGCTTTAAGCCGACCCTACCAGCCCACAAAACACTTCATAATGAGATTGTGACACTTCGCCTGGTTCTGAAGTCTGCCATGCGTCAAGGCTGGTTGGCGGGCCTGCCTGATCTTTCCCCGCCATTCAGAAAGCAAGGTAAAGTTTCTCATAGACCTTGGTTTAGCCCTGCCGAATACAAGCAGCTTTACACTGCGACACGTGCATACGCTCTAAAAGCCCCGCGCCATATCAAATGGAGCGCGGAGCAGGTGCACGACTTTGTTTTGATAATGGCTAATACCGGCTTGCGCCCTGATGAAGCTATGAACTTGCAACACCGGGACGTAGAGATTGTTCACGACGAAGATACGAACGAAACCATTCTTCATATCGAAGTCAGAGGCAAGCGCGGAGTCGGTTATTGCAAAAGTACGGCCAATGCTGTTACGCCGTACAAAAGACTGTTAAACCGTCCCAAGCCGTCTTTTCTCAACCAGGAAAGCGAGGAGACGAAACCAGATAAGAACAAAAAGCCGGCACTACCGCAGCCGGAAGATCCACTGTTTCCCTCAAACCATATCAAGCTCTTTAACAATCTTCTCAATCGCAAGAAACTAAAATTTGACCGCGACAATCAACCCCGCACGGCATACAGCCTCCGTCATACTTACATCTGCATGAGGCTGACGGAAGGGGCAGACATCTATCAGATATCTAAAAACTGTCGTACAAGTGTCGAGATGATTGAGAAGCATTATGCCGCACACATCAAAACGCTCTTGGACGCGGGACTAATTAATACTCGGAAAGCAAAGAAGGCAAAGAAGACTAATAAGGCAAAGAAGTTAAAGAAAGCAAACGCCGAAGAAACTGTTGAACACGAGGATTTGTGA
- a CDS encoding porin, whose translation MKKLLLVSTAIAGVALMSSPASAALTMSLGGYFDGYGVYADNNPPAGTDLHQYVFRQNSDVFVNGEATLDNGLTVGAHTDLSIANNNTTGDANAGTNTVYLNQEYAYGSGGWGRVNLGISDGAAYLLQVAAPSADSNIDGIRTSIQALTPATGAQDTRLAALFGAGNGTSVEAFGAATNGDLGYAQDDFRQTTRITYLTPKFSGFQVGASFAPQSGIAPATGATTNDDPAATLGGATTFKNLWEAGARWDGEYQGVAGSLGAGYSGSSLGDALIAEGAGGNELTNGLKTWNFGANLAVSGFSLGAIYKESKVGEEAETTDNTATSSGNVTDKTYDIGLGYDNGPYHVGGSYLHDRTNDPLLGPTTTTDWSPGDEITVTRYAFGGGYTFAPGMTFRGSVAWGKFDGAALDGATAINPGSTAITSGSNDFTQVAIGTDIQF comes from the coding sequence ATGAAAAAACTCTTACTCGTAAGCACAGCAATCGCAGGTGTGGCTCTGATGTCCTCACCTGCTTCTGCCGCTTTGACAATGTCGCTCGGTGGCTATTTTGATGGCTACGGCGTGTATGCTGATAACAACCCGCCCGCAGGCACTGATCTGCACCAATACGTTTTCCGTCAGAATTCGGATGTTTTCGTTAACGGCGAAGCGACGCTGGATAACGGCCTGACCGTCGGCGCGCATACCGACCTCTCTATCGCCAACAACAACACGACCGGCGATGCCAACGCAGGCACCAACACCGTTTATCTGAACCAGGAATACGCTTACGGTTCAGGCGGCTGGGGTCGTGTTAACCTCGGTATCTCCGATGGCGCTGCTTACCTGTTACAGGTTGCTGCTCCTTCAGCTGATAGCAACATCGATGGTATCCGCACCAGCATTCAGGCGCTGACGCCGGCAACTGGTGCGCAAGACACACGTCTTGCCGCTCTGTTTGGCGCAGGTAACGGCACTTCCGTCGAAGCTTTCGGCGCTGCTACAAACGGCGATCTGGGCTACGCACAGGATGACTTCCGTCAAACCACTCGTATCACCTACCTGACGCCGAAGTTTAGCGGCTTCCAGGTTGGCGCTTCCTTCGCACCGCAATCAGGTATTGCTCCTGCAACCGGCGCCACAACGAATGACGATCCTGCAGCTACACTCGGTGGAGCAACCACGTTCAAGAACCTCTGGGAAGCTGGCGCACGTTGGGACGGCGAATACCAAGGCGTTGCTGGCAGCTTAGGCGCTGGTTACAGCGGTTCAAGCCTCGGCGATGCGCTTATAGCGGAAGGTGCGGGCGGTAATGAACTTACCAACGGCCTTAAAACCTGGAACTTTGGCGCTAATCTGGCCGTTTCCGGCTTTAGCCTCGGTGCTATCTACAAAGAAAGCAAAGTAGGTGAAGAAGCTGAAACTACAGATAATACAGCAACATCATCAGGTAACGTTACGGACAAGACTTATGATATCGGTCTTGGCTACGACAATGGTCCATATCATGTCGGTGGCAGCTATCTGCACGACAGGACGAATGATCCTCTTCTCGGCCCAACAACAACGACCGATTGGTCTCCTGGTGATGAAATAACAGTGACCCGATACGCCTTCGGCGGTGGCTACACCTTTGCTCCTGGCATGACCTTCCGTGGTTCTGTTGCTTGGGGTAAATTTGACGGCGCGGCTCTCGATGGCGCTACTGCAATCAACCCAGGCAGCACTGCTATTACCAGCGGCTCCAACGACTTCACTCAAGTTGCTATCGGTACGGACATCCAGTTCTAA
- a CDS encoding zinc-ribbon domain-containing protein encodes MRQIARSRGGACLSREYTNSRTKLTWQCKDGHQWEASPLNIKLGKWCPACAGTQKGTIEEMRRIAKSRGGRCLSVKYINSRAKLAWQCKKGHQWEALPSSIKQGHWCSRCAWKTK; translated from the coding sequence ATGCGCCAAATAGCAAGAAGTAGAGGCGGCGCGTGTTTATCGCGCGAGTACACAAACAGCCGAACCAAGTTGACTTGGCAATGCAAAGACGGCCATCAATGGGAGGCTTCTCCTCTTAACATCAAATTAGGAAAATGGTGCCCCGCCTGCGCTGGTACGCAAAAAGGCACGATTGAAGAGATGCGGCGAATAGCGAAGAGCAGAGGGGGAAGATGCTTGTCAGTTAAGTATATAAACAGCCGAGCGAAATTGGCCTGGCAATGCAAAAAAGGCCATCAGTGGGAAGCTCTTCCCAGCAGTATTAAACAGGGACACTGGTGCTCCCGCTGCGCATGGAAGACCAAATAA
- a CDS encoding zinc-ribbon domain-containing protein: protein MQNIARYRGGGCLSTKYINGTSKLLWQCREGHQWQAVPNNVRRGRWCPACAGRPVVTIEEMREIAKERGGQCLSREYINNKTKLAWQCKWDHRWETTSSHIKHGNWCPDCADRPLVTIEEMQQIATSRNGKCLSAKYINSRTKLTWKCKDGHQWGAAPRNITQGHWCPSCARKNRYKPAPQLITFLC, encoded by the coding sequence ATGCAGAATATAGCAAGGTACAGGGGTGGTGGATGTTTATCGACAAAGTATATTAACGGCACCTCCAAGCTACTTTGGCAATGCAGAGAGGGTCATCAGTGGCAAGCCGTTCCAAACAATGTCAGACGAGGAAGGTGGTGCCCGGCCTGTGCTGGCAGGCCAGTGGTTACGATTGAAGAGATGCGGGAGATAGCCAAAGAGCGCGGAGGCCAATGCTTATCAAGAGAATATATAAACAACAAAACCAAGCTGGCTTGGCAGTGTAAATGGGATCATCGATGGGAGACGACCTCCAGCCACATTAAACACGGGAACTGGTGCCCAGACTGTGCTGATAGGCCATTAGTCACGATTGAAGAGATGCAACAAATAGCTACCAGCAGAAACGGTAAATGCCTGTCAGCAAAGTATATAAACAGCCGAACGAAATTGACCTGGAAATGCAAAGATGGTCACCAGTGGGGGGCCGCTCCCCGTAACATTACACAGGGGCACTGGTGCCCTTCCTGTGCGAGGAAGAACAGATACAAACCAGCTCCTCAACTAATCACATTCCTTTGCTGA